In Ignavibacteria bacterium, a genomic segment contains:
- a CDS encoding T9SS type A sorting domain-containing protein has translation MERSFILVSRGRYERIEHSKNYGMNKQLSKTSLSNSVVEYKLEQNYPNPFNPVTKIKYSIPTPLNPHFTQREETGGTSACSVGSLVTLKIYDLLGREIATLVNEPKQAGEYEIEFNANKYGLCSGIYFYQFTAGSFSSTKKFVYLR, from the coding sequence ATGGAAAGGTCGTTTATATTAGTATCTCGTGGACGCTATGAAAGGATAGAGCATAGTAAAAATTATGGTATGAATAAACAATTATCTAAAACATCTTTATCGAATTCAGTAGTAGAATATAAACTTGAACAAAATTATCCTAATCCATTTAATCCCGTAACTAAAATAAAATACTCAATTCCAACCCCCCTTAATCCCCACTTTACTCAAAGGGAGGAAACAGGGGGGACTTCGGCATGCTCAGTCGGGTCGTTAGTTACGCTTAAAATTTATGATTTACTCGGCCGTGAAATTGCAACGCTAGTTAACGAACCAAAGCAAGCTGGTGAATATGAAATTGAATTCAATGCAAATAAATATGGATTGTGCTCTGGTATTTATTTCTATCAATTTACTGCTGGCTCGTTTAGTTCAACAAAAAAGTTTGTATACCTGCGTTAG